In one Geoglobus acetivorans genomic region, the following are encoded:
- the cobT gene encoding nicotinate mononucleotide-dependent phosphoribosyltransferase CobT gives MSYRVVKGKDFSDVLNGNVGFVLCIGNTKTAEIPGITAAGENPDLIKFTPPADAELLHYGQCKSIPFPPATPDGKPTPALITYTALRLLKIPLFVVDAGLMVKPKIPYYSINAPVGNNIAEQSAFSMDSAMEAFEYARIIGKEISKAFDVLMVGESIPAGTTTAGAVLKALGLNPAVSSSMPRNPVNIKREVIEKAVSRVKTDDPIEILAEVGDPVLLAVAGISTGSKKPVVLAGGTQMAAASQIIKRIDRSSEIYLATTAYVAEDATASISEISAVDVIASDPGLGESSKPGLRAYAEGFVKEGVGAGGATLLAYKNGYTMKQFLDEVERDYESIIEQAR, from the coding sequence ATGAGCTACAGGGTTGTTAAGGGAAAGGACTTTTCAGATGTGCTGAATGGAAACGTGGGTTTCGTTCTGTGCATCGGCAATACAAAAACTGCGGAAATTCCTGGAATCACTGCAGCAGGGGAAAATCCAGACCTGATTAAGTTCACCCCACCAGCTGATGCAGAACTCCTGCATTACGGACAGTGCAAGAGCATTCCGTTTCCGCCTGCAACTCCAGACGGAAAACCAACCCCGGCACTTATCACATACACTGCCCTGAGGCTGCTCAAAATCCCGCTGTTTGTGGTCGATGCGGGACTTATGGTGAAACCGAAGATACCGTACTACAGCATTAACGCACCTGTGGGAAACAACATTGCAGAGCAAAGTGCCTTCAGCATGGATTCGGCAATGGAGGCTTTTGAGTATGCCCGGATCATAGGGAAAGAAATTTCAAAGGCCTTTGACGTGCTGATGGTGGGTGAAAGCATCCCTGCCGGAACAACAACGGCGGGAGCAGTTCTGAAGGCACTTGGACTGAATCCCGCTGTTTCATCAAGCATGCCCCGGAATCCAGTAAACATAAAAAGAGAGGTTATCGAAAAAGCCGTGAGCAGGGTTAAGACCGATGACCCGATTGAAATTCTTGCAGAGGTCGGCGACCCCGTTCTGCTTGCGGTTGCAGGCATTTCCACAGGCTCGAAAAAACCGGTTGTTCTTGCAGGAGGCACACAGATGGCCGCAGCCTCGCAGATAATAAAGAGAATAGACAGGAGCAGTGAGATATACCTTGCCACAACAGCGTACGTTGCCGAGGATGCAACAGCCAGCATTTCTGAAATTTCGGCTGTGGACGTTATAGCGAGTGATCCGGGACTTGGCGAATCCTCGAAACCCGGACTCAGAGCCTACGCCGAAGGATTTGTCAAGGAAGGGGTCGGAGCAGGAGGTGCCACGCTCCTCGCCTACAAGAACGGTTACACCATGAAACAGTTTTTGGATGAAGTGGAGAGAGATTATGAGTCCATAATAGAGCAGGCCAGGTAA
- a CDS encoding class I SAM-dependent methyltransferase produces the protein MPHRYSGKPEALKSEKRRRILPVDVFEKEVIGKVRCRENAVDYGAGPGYFTIPLAKHFKRVYAIDANIEMVEALRSELERLKIKNVGIVLSERLPEFDFPVDFVLFSNVLHEVDDWRGFLEWASKAKVVCVIEWKKIEMDYGPPVEERIDENEMEKALRENFRFVEKLPIYAHHYTLMGYNEKDALNEPD, from the coding sequence ATGCCTCACAGATATTCCGGAAAGCCGGAAGCCCTCAAAAGTGAGAAAAGAAGGAGAATTCTACCCGTAGATGTCTTCGAGAAAGAGGTTATAGGAAAAGTGCGGTGCAGGGAAAACGCAGTAGACTACGGTGCCGGGCCGGGGTATTTCACCATCCCCCTTGCAAAGCACTTCAAAAGAGTTTATGCAATAGATGCAAACATAGAGATGGTCGAAGCGCTGAGGAGCGAGCTTGAGAGGTTAAAGATTAAGAACGTGGGTATTGTACTCTCTGAAAGGCTACCTGAGTTTGATTTCCCCGTAGATTTCGTTTTGTTCTCCAATGTCCTGCATGAGGTGGATGACTGGAGAGGATTCCTGGAGTGGGCTTCAAAAGCTAAAGTCGTCTGCGTTATAGAATGGAAAAAGATTGAAATGGACTACGGACCACCTGTTGAGGAAAGGATTGACGAAAATGAGATGGAAAAAGCGTTGAGGGAGAATTTCAGGTTCGTTGAAAAGCTCCCCATTTATGCTCACCATTACACACTAATGGGCTATAATGAAAAAGATGCTCTGAACGAGCCCGATTAA
- a CDS encoding DUF445 family protein, translating into MVDRISDQIEDLLSKTQVMASKVIVENIDFRKFLERKIAEFSEEEAEYVFKKLAKNEMRFIEISGAILGFLIGLVQSIFFIIAH; encoded by the coding sequence GTGGTTGACCGAATTTCAGACCAGATTGAGGACCTGCTGTCAAAAACACAGGTTATGGCGAGCAAGGTGATTGTGGAAAATATTGACTTCAGAAAATTCCTGGAGCGGAAAATTGCGGAGTTCAGTGAGGAGGAAGCCGAGTACGTGTTCAAAAAGCTGGCGAAAAACGAGATGAGGTTCATAGAGATTTCAGGAGCAATCCTGGGATTTTTAATCGGGCTCGTTCAGAGCATCTTTTTCATTATAGCCCATTAG